One region of Eupeodes corollae chromosome 1, idEupCoro1.1, whole genome shotgun sequence genomic DNA includes:
- the LOC129941481 gene encoding zinc finger protein 37-like, protein MKYDITSDACRICLRKSSTCRSIFKPLGVGDMAPNVKLNLITGINVLEKEDIPGLPQFICKQCEISVNMAYNLRKRARRSDQILSVYCNKMNQDNIIVELANGRKFKLSKELTLKVIRRNESSEFPSSNTLSTSAENLAEINSDEEAVNHDDDDDDEEDDDNDEDDDYIHEDDKNAAVEQDNEDQCDDFTIEVEDIKFENRDASSNHKDAQDDEIICIPEDGQSNAKPQPIYNGEEIAKQIKASNQYEVLSWNQEDGSNAVPTFKLRLKEPAEKIIKKDFICDICGNTYGQKHRLTEHMRRHNPEKVYACEICGKRFAVSEGLRRHVLTHGALKPYKCNHCTRCFYTPSARKAHEKVHSGHKPFVCNICTKAFAYTGSLRKHMLIHENKKLYRCEYCDKAFRLQHHMKQHEETQIHKDAVAESVKTKQ, encoded by the exons atGAAATACGACATCACTTCCGATGCTTGTcgaatttgtttaagaaaaagttcTACTTGTCGGTCTATTTTTAAGCCCCTTGGCGTAGGAGATATGGCACCAAacgtaaaattgaatttaattactGGGATAAATGTT CTTGAAAAAGAGGACATTCCAGGATTGCCACAATTCATTTGCAAACAATGTGAAATCTCTGTAAACATGGCGTATAATCTGCGTAAAAGGGCACGCAGATCTGACCAAATTTTAAGCGTTTACTGCAACAAAATGAATCAAGACAACATAATCGTTGAACTGGCTAATGGACGTAAATTCAAACTTTCCAAAGAGCTTACCCTCAAAGTTATTCGAAGAAATGAATCTTCTGAATTTCCTTCGTCAAATACCCTAAGCACGTCGGCGGAAAATTTGGCAGAAATTAATTCTGATGAAGAAGCAGTCAAccatgatgacgatgatgatgacgaggaAGATGATGACAACGACGAGGATGACGACTATATCCATGAAGATGATAAGAATGCTGCTGTAGAACAAGATAACGAGGATCAATGTGACGACTTTACCATTGAAGTGGaagacattaaatttgaaaatagagATGCTTCATCTAACCACAAAGACGCCCAGGACGACGAAATAATATGTATTCCAGAAGATGGTCAATCGAATGCCAAACCTCAACCAATATACAACGGAGAAGAAATAGCCAAACAAATAAAGGCATCTAATCAATACGAAGTCTTATCTTGGAACCAAGAAGATGGTTCTAACGCTGTTCCTACATTCAAATTACGACTCAAAGAACCtgcagaaaaaattattaaaaaagattttatttgtgataTCTGCGGAAATACCTATGGACAGAAGCATAGACTAACCGAGCATATGCGGCGTCATAATCCAGAAAAAGTATATGCATGCGA aaTTTGTGGTAAACGCTTTGCAGTGTCTGAAGGATTACGTAGGCATGTTTTAACACATGGAGCACTCAAACCCTACAAGTGTAATCATTGCACACGGTGCTTCTATACACCAAGTGCTAGAAAAGCCCATGAGAA GGTTCACAGCGGACATAAACCATTTGTTTGTAATATTTGTACCAAAGCCTTTGCCTATACAGGCTCACTGCGAAAACATATGCTTATTCATGAAAACAAAAAGCTTTATCGATGTGAATATTGTGATAAAGCATTTCGACTTCAACATCATATGAAACAACACGAAGAAACACAAATTCATAAGGATGCTGTTGCGGAAAGTGttaaaactaaacaataa
- the LOC129940099 gene encoding E3 ubiquitin-protein ligase Iruka has protein sequence MAEAVVGEPTSPPSRFYCHMCNLEINIFNNDYTCPLCAGGFIEELPPLAPVGGSSAGSISDSSASGPSASGLSTGENQSSNDPPRSDSPNSRMNDLVATLLMTRGMPPLTLNGPRELEISIDANGDASVVGSGSIGNISNVSRNRRGAAGSGNFSGRQRQTNFHRLDNVFLDFLSSLSGSEDGPFGGNSQMFFMGNPGDYAWGREGIDTVVTQLLNHMDSSGPPPLPKEKIAEIPTVEISETEVEQKLKCSVCWEDFKLQEAVRKLPCLHVYHENCIVPWLDLHGTCPICRKSLQLEPTCSMHNGATASTSGGLPDMAMPIPMLSMPTATVSVTLTSQPGSSTPTARITNSRHAPQPPRPTSAPPASSGSAQAAHTSSATTDPAQTQPQTGQTTSSNVMAFEDGNVEYDFD, from the coding sequence ATGGCCGAAGCAGTTGTCGGAGAACCAACCTCACCCCCTAGTAGGTTCTACTGTCATATGTGTAATCTAGAAATCAACATATTCAACAATGATTACACATGTCCATTGTGCGCTGGTGGGTTTATTGAGGAACTTCCTCCATTGGCTCCTGTGGGCGGTAGTAGTGCAGGAAGTATAAGTGACTCTTCGGCGAGTGGGCCATCAGCATCTGGTCTAAGTACCGGCGAGAACCAGTCATCTAACGACCCACCTCGTTCAGATTCGCCCAATAGTCGAATGAATGATTTAGTTGCAACTTTATTAATGACCCGCGGAATGCCTCCATTAACATTGAATGGACCGCGGGAGCTAGAAATATCGATTGATGCTAATGGTGATGCAAGCGTTGTCGGCAGTGGCAGCATTGGGAATATTAGTAATGTCAGTCGTAATAGACGCGGTGCTGCCGGTAGTGGCAATTTTTCTGGCCGCCAAAGGCAAACCAATTTTCATAGACTTGACAATGTGTTCTTAGACTTCCTCAGTTCCCTATCTGGCAGCGAGGATGGTCCGTTTGGTGGAAATTCACAAATGTTTTTCATGGGCAATCCCGGTGACTATGCTTGGGGTCGTGAAGGTATCGATACTGTTGTTACTCAACTTTTAAATCACATGGATTCATCTGGTCCGCCGCCCttaccaaaagaaaaaattgccGAAATTCCAACAGTAGAGATAAGCGAAACCGAAGTCGAACAAAAACTCAAATGTTCTGTGTGTTGGGAAGATTTTAAATTACAAGAGGCCGTTAGGAAGCTACCCTGTTTGCATGTATATCACGAAAATTGCATAGTACCATGGTTGGATTTACATGGTACTTGCCCTATTTGCCGAAAGTCACTGCAATTAGAGCCAACCTGCTCTATGCACAACGGTGCTACCGCATCAACATCCGGAGGATTGCCAGATATGGCGATGCCCATACCTATGTTGTCGATGCCTACCGCAACTGTATCTGTAACCTTGACCTCACAGCCGGGATCATCTACCCCGACGGCTAGAATAACCAACTCACGTCACGCACCTCAGCCACCAAGGCCAACATCAGCACCACCAGCATCATCAGGATCAGCACAAGCAGCGCATACATCGTCAGCAACAACAGATCCGGCACAGACACAGCCACAGACAGGTCAAACCACTTCCTCGAATGTTATGGCTTTCGAAGACGGCAATGTAGAATATGACTttgattaa
- the LOC129941482 gene encoding uncharacterized protein LOC129941482 yields MNYNANKKLPRQNSSSSAGTPGHGQGQAQAQGHNENPQQPIQVHNDDLISEISDIMRSFGDCDQPREESVKLVEQILQQQLRGIFHEATIISMRRKNAACPSQADFEFLMRNHPVKIARMRKHLKDMRILKKFLSIRTRRPQDSLEEFESQESEDELSIEIPEKFDEERTRRLFRADRISQILTGQQYHEFNEARKTSFYCRHGEKIKNKFHKFLDLPQNLTISNTCMNILAYFSHETIAVIVDYAILTRLNSNNRVTEPYSRVTSTGASSAMLHICPEVSQGRGQEAVKPITVQEINEGIRRHRQMTSKKIGFYRSTIDCDFKRSFLAI; encoded by the coding sequence atgaattataacgcaaacaaaaaattacctaGACAAAACTCTTCATCATCAGCTGGCACACCTGGCCATGGACAAGGACAGGCACAAGCACAAGGACACAACGAGAACCCACAACAACCCATCCAAGTCCACAACGATGATCTGATTTCTGAAATTTCAGACATTATGAGAAGTTTTGGTGACTGTGATCAACCTAGAGAAGAAAGTGTTAAACTTGTTGAACAAATTCTTCAACAGCAATTGCGTGGAATATTCCATGAAGCAACAATAATTTCTATGCGCCGTAAAAATGCTGCTTGCCCTTCGCAAGCCGACTTTGAATTCTTGATGCGAAATCATCCGGTGAAAATTGCTCGGATGcgtaaacatttaaaagatatgAGGATATTAAAGAAATTTCTCAGTATTCGCACTCGTCGGCCACAGGATTCATTGGAGGAGTTCGAGAGTCAAGAGTCTGAAGACGAACTTAGCATAGAAATCCCGGAAAAATTCGATGAGGAACGAACAAGACGCTTATTCCGGGCCGACCGTATATCCCAGATTCTTACCGGCCAGCAATACCACGAGTTTAATGAGGCACGTAAAACGTCTTTCTATTGTCGCCAtggagaaaaaatcaaaaacaaattccacAAGTTTTTAGACCTTCCCCAAAATTTGACTATCTCAAATACTTGTATGAATATATTGGCATATTTTTCACATGAAACCATAGCTGTTATCGTTGATTATGCTATCTTAACACGTTTAAATTCGAACAATCGTGTCACTGAGCCGTACAGTAGGGTTACTTCAACCGGAGCATCGTCAGCAATGCTTCACATTTGTCCAGAGGTTAGTCAGGGACGTGGGCAAGAAGCTGTTAAGCCGATAACAGTACAGGAAATCAACGAGGGTATACGAAGACATCGGCAGATGACTTCAAAGAAAATTGGCTTTTATAGAAGTACAATTGACTGCGATTTTAAGCGATCTTTTTTAGCCATTTAA